From the Aquitalea magnusonii genome, one window contains:
- a CDS encoding YecA family protein yields MKHAPLTEADYQRLSTTLQRFSRLQCMNLEKLDGFFTALLCGPEAIKPTECLPLILGDAFDDEQAFRSEKDLEKFVGLLMGHWLDIAHTLQQGAEFQPWLDADEQGVVHGNDWAEGFVEGMQLQQDDWNLLFDDADHAGALEAIMALAFERHPDPEMRPYIDNSDSSQREQWLAAISPAVQEIHQFFATIRAQMEAELADDEADRQQH; encoded by the coding sequence ATGAAACACGCTCCGCTGACCGAGGCCGACTACCAGCGCCTGTCCACCACCCTGCAACGCTTTTCCCGCCTGCAGTGCATGAACCTGGAAAAGCTGGACGGTTTCTTTACCGCCTTGCTGTGCGGCCCGGAAGCCATCAAGCCCACCGAATGCCTGCCGCTGATTCTGGGTGATGCCTTTGATGACGAGCAGGCATTCCGCAGCGAAAAGGATCTGGAAAAATTTGTCGGCCTGCTGATGGGCCACTGGCTGGATATCGCCCACACCCTGCAACAGGGTGCGGAATTCCAGCCCTGGCTGGATGCCGATGAACAAGGCGTGGTACACGGCAATGACTGGGCCGAAGGTTTTGTCGAAGGCATGCAGTTGCAGCAGGACGACTGGAACCTGCTGTTTGACGATGCCGACCATGCTGGCGCGCTGGAAGCCATCATGGCGCTGGCCTTCGAGCGCCACCCGGACCCTGAAATGCGCCCCTACATCGACAACAGCGACAGCAGCCAGCGCGAACAATGGCTGGCCGCCATCTCGCCTGCCGTGCAGGAAATCCACCAGTTCTTTGCCACCATCCGCGCCCAGATGGAAGCCGAGCTGGCAGACGATGAAGCCGACCGCCAGCAGCACTGA
- the purU gene encoding formyltetrahydrofolate deformylase, with protein MSNTRQSATLLISAPDKKGLVAALANFLMTYNANIMHADQHQDTSENLFLMRIQWELDGFTLPMDAFAAAFQPIAAEHNMTWKVSLSSRKPRMAIFVSKYEHCLVDLLHRWRIGELNCDIPLVISNHEDCRRLVEFNGIPFHVVPVTRENKAEAEAEQFRLLEEAGADFIVLARYMQVLSGEFVKRYPDRVINIHHSFLPAFDGAKPYHRAFARGVKLIGATSHYVTEDLDEGPIIEQEVTRISHRDDVEDLIQKGRDLEKVVLSRAVRWHVDDRILSYSNKTVVFD; from the coding sequence ATGAGTAATACCCGTCAATCGGCCACGCTGCTGATCAGTGCGCCGGACAAGAAGGGCCTGGTAGCGGCCCTGGCCAATTTCCTGATGACTTACAACGCCAACATCATGCATGCCGACCAGCATCAGGATACCAGCGAGAACCTGTTCCTGATGCGTATCCAGTGGGAGCTGGACGGCTTTACCCTGCCGATGGATGCGTTTGCCGCTGCGTTTCAGCCGATTGCCGCCGAGCACAATATGACCTGGAAGGTTTCCCTGTCCAGCCGCAAGCCGCGCATGGCCATTTTCGTATCCAAGTACGAACACTGCCTGGTGGATCTGCTGCACCGCTGGCGCATTGGCGAACTGAACTGCGATATTCCGCTGGTGATTTCCAACCACGAAGATTGCCGCCGTCTGGTGGAGTTCAACGGCATTCCCTTCCACGTTGTGCCGGTAACGCGTGAGAACAAGGCCGAGGCCGAGGCCGAACAGTTCCGCCTGCTGGAAGAGGCTGGTGCCGATTTCATCGTGCTGGCGCGTTATATGCAGGTGCTGTCCGGCGAGTTCGTCAAGCGCTACCCGGACCGGGTGATTAACATCCACCACAGCTTCCTGCCGGCATTCGATGGTGCCAAGCCGTATCACCGCGCCTTTGCCCGCGGTGTGAAGCTGATTGGCGCGACCAGCCATTACGTGACGGAAGATCTGGACGAAGGTCCGATCATCGAGCAGGAAGTGACCCGCATTTCGCACCGTGACGATGTGGAAGACCTGATCCAGAAAGGCCGCGATCTGGAAAAAGTGGTGCTGTCCCGTGCCGTGCGCTGGCATGTGGATGACCGCATTCTGTCCTATTCCAACAAAACTGTTGTCTTTGACTGA
- a CDS encoding pirin family protein: MNTWSERISAKTSDIGFAVRRLLPSRSARHIGPFIFLDHMGPAHFNLDQRDNDVRPHPHIGLATLTYLFSGALMHRDSLGSVQRIEPGAANLMIAGRGIVHSERIPEDIRRSGTPVEGLQLWLALPVALEECAPAFIHYDRGALPSWQQDGCRIQLVLGDAWGRSAPVAFPGDALYAVVEMDAGATLDIPPGFAERGIYLASGSISLGDENLASGELGLLPETATPLCITAREPSRLALLAGPTPDAHRILDWNFVSTRLERIRQARDDWQQGRFAPVPGETEFIPLPSRS; encoded by the coding sequence ATGAACACATGGAGTGAGCGCATCAGCGCCAAAACCAGCGATATCGGCTTTGCGGTGCGCCGCCTGCTGCCCAGCCGTAGCGCACGCCATATCGGCCCCTTCATTTTTCTGGACCACATGGGCCCCGCCCACTTCAATCTGGATCAACGCGATAACGACGTGCGGCCGCACCCGCATATCGGTCTGGCCACCCTCACCTATCTGTTCAGCGGCGCGCTGATGCACCGTGACAGCCTGGGTAGCGTGCAGCGCATTGAGCCGGGCGCGGCCAACCTGATGATTGCCGGGCGTGGCATCGTGCATTCGGAACGCATTCCGGAGGACATCCGCCGCAGCGGCACCCCGGTGGAAGGCCTGCAACTGTGGCTGGCCTTGCCGGTGGCACTGGAAGAATGCGCACCGGCCTTCATCCACTACGACCGCGGCGCCCTGCCCTCATGGCAGCAGGATGGCTGCCGGATACAACTGGTATTGGGCGATGCCTGGGGCCGCAGCGCACCGGTAGCCTTTCCCGGTGACGCACTGTATGCCGTGGTGGAGATGGATGCCGGAGCAACACTGGACATTCCGCCGGGCTTTGCCGAGCGTGGCATTTATCTGGCCAGCGGCAGCATCAGCCTGGGCGATGAAAACCTGGCCAGTGGCGAACTGGGCCTGCTGCCGGAGACGGCCACACCGCTGTGCATTACCGCCCGCGAGCCCAGCCGCCTGGCGCTGCTGGCCGGCCCGACGCCGGATGCCCACCGCATTCTGGACTGGAACTTCGTCTCCACCCGGCTGGAGCGCATCCGCCAGGCCAGGGACGACTGGCAGCAGGGACGCTTTGCCCCGGTGCCGGGCGAAACCGAGTTTATCCCCTTGCCATCACGCTCTTGA
- a CDS encoding NUDIX hydrolase, protein MRNPDDKKPDQRLPADLARRATAIIELPDGVLVTAARGGRYNLPGGKANRGELRSQALIREIREETGLRINSMLYLFDHITPHNAHKVYLCIAQGQARPQGEIERIALVSSPDTDLDLFVESRAILRRYARLRNEETAKGQALRAILGLARYIAKVD, encoded by the coding sequence ATGAGAAATCCGGACGACAAAAAGCCTGATCAACGCCTGCCGGCAGATCTGGCAAGACGTGCCACTGCCATCATCGAATTGCCCGACGGCGTGCTGGTCACTGCCGCACGCGGGGGGCGCTACAACCTGCCTGGCGGCAAGGCCAATCGCGGCGAGTTGCGCTCCCAGGCATTGATCCGCGAAATCCGTGAGGAAACAGGGCTGCGCATCAACTCCATGCTCTACCTGTTTGACCACATCACCCCGCACAATGCGCACAAGGTCTATCTGTGCATTGCCCAGGGACAAGCCCGGCCTCAGGGTGAAATCGAGCGCATTGCCCTGGTGTCCTCACCGGATACCGACCTTGACCTGTTTGTGGAAAGCCGCGCCATCTTGCGTCGCTACGCCCGGCTGCGCAATGAAGAAACCGCCAAGGGACAGGCCTTGCGCGCCATTTTGGGGCTGGCGCGTTACATCGCCAAGGTGGACTGA
- a CDS encoding thioredoxin family protein encodes MPGTTASGWLLLDEFGFHHQLAALPGNTLILFGQPGCSACRAWQRLLQDWQAEPLQQLAYVDVQQSMALAHAYDIFHLPTLLLFVNGQYHGQLRSAMRREAFAQALQTLLASPPDEEP; translated from the coding sequence ATGCCCGGCACAACTGCCTCAGGCTGGCTACTGCTGGACGAATTCGGTTTTCACCACCAACTGGCCGCCCTGCCTGGCAATACCCTGATCCTGTTCGGTCAGCCCGGCTGCTCGGCCTGTCGCGCCTGGCAGCGCTTGCTGCAGGACTGGCAAGCCGAGCCGCTGCAGCAACTGGCCTATGTCGATGTGCAGCAAAGCATGGCCCTGGCTCATGCCTACGACATCTTCCACCTCCCCACCCTGCTGCTGTTTGTCAACGGCCAGTATCACGGGCAGTTGCGCAGCGCCATGCGGCGCGAGGCCTTCGCGCAGGCGCTGCAAACACTGCTGGCCAGCCCTCCGGACGAAGAGCCCTGA
- the folD gene encoding bifunctional methylenetetrahydrofolate dehydrogenase/methenyltetrahydrofolate cyclohydrolase FolD translates to MAAQLIDGKAVAEQLIAKVGEGVKQRVAAGKRAPALAVILVGNDPASSVYVGSKKRSCEKAGIRSVAYDLPADTSQQALLDIIDTLNADATVDGILVQLPLPKQIDPQAVIERIDPKKDVDGFHPYNMGRLAIKMPLLRPCTPRGVMTLLEEYGIDPKGKKAVIVGASNIVGRPQALEMLLARATVTVCHSATADLAHEVAQADIVVAAVGIPGFIKGEWIKPGAVVIDVGINRLDTGKLAGDVEFATAAERASFITPVPGGVGPMTVATLLQNTLDSANLNA, encoded by the coding sequence ATGGCGGCGCAACTCATTGATGGTAAGGCAGTAGCAGAACAACTCATCGCCAAGGTAGGCGAAGGCGTGAAACAGCGGGTGGCGGCAGGCAAGCGCGCACCCGCACTGGCGGTCATTCTGGTTGGCAACGACCCGGCCTCCAGCGTGTATGTGGGCAGCAAGAAGCGCTCTTGCGAAAAGGCCGGCATCCGCTCGGTGGCTTACGACCTGCCGGCGGATACCAGCCAGCAGGCATTGCTGGACATCATCGATACCCTGAATGCCGATGCCACGGTGGATGGCATTCTGGTTCAACTGCCGCTGCCCAAGCAGATCGATCCGCAGGCCGTGATCGAACGCATCGACCCGAAAAAGGATGTCGATGGTTTTCACCCTTATAATATGGGCCGGCTGGCCATCAAGATGCCGCTGCTGCGTCCCTGCACGCCGCGTGGTGTGATGACCCTGCTGGAAGAGTACGGCATCGACCCCAAGGGCAAGAAGGCCGTGATCGTGGGTGCATCCAATATCGTTGGTCGTCCGCAGGCGCTGGAAATGCTGCTGGCCCGTGCCACGGTGACGGTGTGCCACAGCGCCACCGCCGACCTGGCACATGAAGTGGCCCAGGCCGACATCGTGGTGGCGGCGGTGGGCATTCCCGGCTTCATCAAGGGTGAGTGGATCAAGCCCGGTGCCGTGGTGATTGATGTGGGTATCAACCGCCTGGATACCGGCAAGCTGGCTGGCGATGTGGAATTCGCCACCGCTGCCGAGCGCGCCAGTTTCATCACCCCGGTGCCGGGTGGTGTCGGTCCGATGACCGTGGCAACGCTGTTGCAGAATACGTTGGATTCGGCCAATCTGAACGCCTGA
- a CDS encoding pirin family protein: MSTHNISREVERLVNGMEVSDGAGVRLLRVLTHDLQRRLDPFLMLDEFRSDNPDDYIAGFPDHPHRGFETVTYMLDGRMRHRDSTGQEGLLGPGGVQWMTAGRGLIHSELPEQEDGLMHGFQLWVNLPAKNKMIDPWYRDIPAAEIPELDSAQGSRLRLIAGSVDKQPAAIQRPDTEPLYLDVHLAAGQDEFLAIPAGHNAFIYVYQGELEAGSHGQPVKQRQMAILANDAAAGGIRITSAAPARFLLVAGKPLNEPIAQWGPFVMNTRAELEAAADDFRNGRF, from the coding sequence ATGAGCACACACAACATCAGCCGCGAAGTGGAACGCCTGGTCAATGGCATGGAGGTTTCAGACGGTGCCGGTGTCCGCCTGTTGCGGGTACTGACCCACGACCTGCAACGCCGGCTGGACCCCTTCCTGATGCTGGACGAATTCCGTTCCGACAATCCGGACGACTATATTGCCGGCTTTCCGGACCACCCGCACCGTGGCTTCGAAACCGTCACCTACATGCTGGATGGCCGCATGCGTCACCGCGACAGCACCGGACAGGAGGGCCTGCTGGGACCGGGCGGCGTGCAGTGGATGACTGCCGGGCGCGGCCTGATTCACTCCGAGCTGCCAGAGCAGGAAGACGGCCTGATGCATGGCTTCCAGCTATGGGTGAACCTGCCGGCCAAGAACAAGATGATAGACCCGTGGTATCGCGACATCCCCGCGGCGGAAATTCCCGAACTGGACAGCGCCCAGGGCAGCCGCCTGCGGCTGATTGCCGGTAGCGTGGACAAGCAGCCTGCGGCCATCCAGCGCCCGGATACCGAGCCGCTGTATCTGGATGTGCATCTGGCCGCCGGACAGGATGAATTCCTCGCCATTCCGGCAGGCCATAATGCATTCATCTATGTTTATCAGGGTGAGCTGGAAGCGGGCAGTCACGGCCAGCCGGTGAAGCAGCGCCAGATGGCTATTCTGGCCAATGATGCTGCAGCCGGCGGCATCCGCATCACCAGCGCCGCACCAGCGCGCTTCCTGCTGGTGGCGGGCAAGCCCTTGAACGAGCCGATTGCCCAGTGGGGGCCGTTCGTGATGAATACCCGTGCCGAACTGGAAGCGGCGGCTGACGATTTCCGCAATGGTCGTTTCTGA
- a CDS encoding GntR family transcriptional regulator: MTTLQPIKRQTLTSAVTESLRQRLLSGEFVDGQQLRQEALSNEYGVSRVPVREALRQLEAEGLIQIIDHKGAVVSKLSLEDVLELLEIRAMLEGSVLKASIPCQTPADIALAEQTLHEFEVALQKNDVRHWGELNARFHLALYRAAKRPNTLALIEQLHNKTDRYTRMQILFTRTMERAHEEHTRLLELCKQGAAEEAAEFIRFHILSAGHALEHYLQGQQGH, translated from the coding sequence ATGACTACCCTGCAGCCGATCAAGCGCCAGACGCTGACCAGTGCCGTAACCGAATCGCTTCGCCAGCGACTGCTCTCCGGAGAATTCGTCGACGGCCAGCAATTGCGCCAGGAAGCGCTATCCAATGAATACGGCGTCAGCCGCGTGCCGGTACGCGAAGCCCTGCGCCAACTGGAAGCCGAAGGGCTGATCCAGATTATCGACCACAAGGGCGCCGTGGTGTCCAAGCTGTCGCTGGAAGACGTGCTGGAACTGCTGGAAATCCGCGCCATGCTGGAAGGCTCGGTGCTCAAGGCATCGATTCCCTGTCAAACCCCGGCCGACATTGCCCTGGCCGAGCAGACCCTGCACGAATTCGAAGTCGCCCTGCAGAAGAACGATGTGCGTCACTGGGGTGAGCTCAACGCGCGCTTCCACCTGGCGCTGTACCGTGCGGCCAAGCGCCCCAATACCCTGGCGCTGATTGAACAACTGCACAACAAGACCGACCGCTACACCCGCATGCAGATCCTGTTTACCCGCACCATGGAGCGCGCCCACGAGGAGCACACCCGGCTGCTGGAACTGTGCAAGCAAGGCGCGGCCGAGGAAGCCGCAGAGTTCATCCGCTTCCACATCCTGTCTGCCGGCCACGCACTGGAGCACTACCTGCAGGGGCAGCAAGGCCACTAA
- a CDS encoding LysR family transcriptional regulator → MKQAKTTWEQWQVLQCIVREGGFAQAAKAMHRSQSSVSYMVAQLQQQLGVALLQAQGRRMRLTPAGEVLLRDAQNVLAASLRLEEKARSLLQGWEAEVRLAVDSLFPTPALLPALGQFASHCPSTRLQMHEVVMSGADDALHGQQVELAVAGRVPQGFLGDWLLEAEFVACAAPDHPLHRLGRALEMEDLQQHVQVVLRDSGQRQPRDEGWLGAWQRWTVSQPETAIAAVEQGFAFGWLAWHRIADGVAAGRLKPLPLAHGALRKAALYLILADPALAGPATLQLADCLRVEAERWRSTYQPYQGV, encoded by the coding sequence ATGAAACAGGCTAAAACCACCTGGGAGCAATGGCAGGTCTTGCAATGCATTGTCCGTGAGGGCGGCTTTGCCCAGGCGGCCAAGGCCATGCACCGCAGCCAGTCTTCAGTCAGCTATATGGTGGCGCAATTGCAGCAGCAACTGGGTGTTGCCTTGCTGCAGGCGCAAGGACGGCGCATGCGGCTTACTCCGGCAGGCGAGGTGTTGCTGCGCGATGCGCAAAATGTGCTGGCGGCATCATTGCGGCTGGAAGAGAAGGCGCGCTCCTTGCTGCAAGGCTGGGAGGCCGAAGTACGGCTGGCGGTGGACAGCTTGTTTCCCACGCCGGCGCTATTGCCGGCGCTGGGGCAGTTTGCCAGCCATTGCCCCAGTACCCGCCTGCAGATGCACGAGGTGGTGATGTCCGGCGCGGATGATGCGCTGCATGGCCAGCAGGTGGAGCTGGCGGTGGCGGGGCGGGTGCCGCAGGGTTTTCTGGGTGACTGGCTGCTGGAGGCTGAGTTTGTCGCCTGTGCCGCGCCGGATCATCCCTTGCACCGCCTGGGACGGGCGCTGGAAATGGAAGACTTGCAGCAGCATGTGCAAGTGGTGTTGCGCGACTCCGGCCAGCGCCAGCCGCGCGATGAGGGCTGGCTGGGGGCCTGGCAGCGCTGGACAGTGTCGCAACCGGAAACGGCCATTGCTGCGGTGGAGCAGGGCTTTGCCTTTGGCTGGCTGGCCTGGCACCGCATTGCCGACGGCGTGGCCGCCGGGCGGCTCAAGCCCTTGCCATTGGCGCATGGTGCTTTGCGCAAGGCGGCGCTATATCTGATTCTGGCCGATCCGGCGCTTGCCGGTCCGGCTACCTTGCAACTGGCGGATTGCCTGCGGGTGGAGGCGGAGCGCTGGCGCAGCACCTACCAGCCGTACCAGGGGGTGTAG